TTGGGGCCGCGGGCCACCGCCAGGTACAGCACCTGGAGGCTGGCGGCCACCACCTTGCCCAGGAACACCACAGCGAACGGTACGGCACGCAGCACGTTGAACCGGCCGCCCAGTTCCACCGGGGGCAGGTAGAAGAGCCGGGCCACCACCACGGCGATGAGCGCCCCGAAGAGTAGGTTCCCGGGGCTGAAGTCCTGCCACAGCGCACCCCAGACGAAAACAAGCCAGACCAGGAGCGGCAGTTCCTGCCGGAGGGAGATCCGCCGTCGGCTCATTTCTGCGCCTCCTGCTGTGCGGGTTCAGGCTGTGCCGGTTCGGGCTGCGCGATCGGGGGCACCGGGGCGTTTTCGCCCAGCACCGCCTGGATGTAGGAGGACCTGTCCAGCATGTCCGCGGCGGACTGGTCCGCCACTTTGAACAGCGGCCCGGCGAAAACGGTCAGTGCCACGCCGAAGATCACCAGCCCCATGGTCGATCCCACCATGGTCCGGGGCAGCAGCGTGACGTTGCGTTTGCCCGCACGGGCGCCGGTGTCGGACTCCTCGGCTGGCGCCAGCAGCACCGGGTCCGGGTTCTCGGCGTCCTCGGGCTTGCGCCAGAATGCGCGGTTCCATACGCGGGCCACGGCCAGCAGCGTCAGCAGGCTGGTCAGGACGCCGCCGATCACCAGGGCGTAGGCCAGGGGGGTGCCGAGCTGCACGCCTGCCTGCATCAGCCCGAGCTTGCCGAGGAAGCCGGAGAACGGCGGGATCCCGGCCAGGTTCATGGCCGGGATGAAGAACAGCAGGGCCAGCACCGGGGACAGCTTGGCCAGGCCGGCCACGCGGTCGATAGACGAGCTTCCGCCGCGTCGCTCGATCAGGCCCGTGACAAGGAACAGGCTGGTCTGGATGGTGA
This genomic window from Arthrobacter sp. 24S4-2 contains:
- a CDS encoding Na+/H+ antiporter subunit E → MSRRRISLRQELPLLVWLVFVWGALWQDFSPGNLLFGALIAVVVARLFYLPPVELGGRFNVLRAVPFAVVFLGKVVAASLQVLYLAVARGPKVTNAVVAVQLRSHSDLMVTATGHVISLIPGSLVVEVDRSTSTLYIHGLNVRNGEDIVSLRKEVRDTEAGLIRIMGTKDELAALQQEVGA